In a genomic window of Aeromonas veronii:
- the yidA gene encoding sugar-phosphatase produces MYKLIALDMDGTLLNPQGQITPRTHAAISAARAKGVTVVLASGRPLEGMSRYLEELGLTTEHDYVICYNGALVQQVADQRIIRSQLLTGSDASAVAKLADELEVNVHGFSVTQGLISPRVSTYTEHESRLIGMPINLIDFATLPADEQIMKVMMIDEPPQLSRAIERLPAELYERYTVVQSAPFFLEFMNKHSNKGTGVAALAEHLGLTADQVICVGDAGNDRHMIEYAGLGVAMGNATDEIKDLAQHTAARNDEEGVAQVIEQFVLNV; encoded by the coding sequence ATGTACAAGCTGATCGCATTGGATATGGATGGCACCCTGCTCAACCCGCAGGGCCAGATTACTCCCCGCACCCACGCCGCCATCAGCGCCGCGCGCGCCAAAGGGGTAACCGTAGTACTGGCCTCCGGCCGCCCGCTGGAAGGGATGAGCCGCTATCTGGAAGAACTCGGCCTCACCACAGAGCATGACTACGTCATCTGCTACAACGGCGCCCTGGTGCAGCAGGTGGCCGATCAGCGCATCATCCGCAGCCAGCTGCTGACCGGCAGTGACGCCAGCGCCGTCGCCAAACTGGCTGACGAGCTGGAGGTGAACGTCCATGGTTTCTCGGTCACCCAGGGCCTCATCAGCCCCCGTGTCAGCACCTACACCGAGCACGAATCCCGCCTGATCGGCATGCCGATCAATCTGATCGACTTCGCCACCTTGCCTGCCGACGAGCAGATCATGAAGGTGATGATGATCGACGAGCCGCCCCAGCTCTCCCGCGCCATCGAGCGACTGCCTGCAGAGCTCTATGAGCGCTATACCGTGGTACAGAGCGCCCCCTTCTTCCTCGAGTTCATGAACAAGCACAGCAACAAGGGAACTGGCGTCGCCGCGCTGGCCGAGCACCTGGGCCTGACCGCCGATCAGGTGATCTGCGTCGGGGATGCAGGCAACGATCGCCACATGATCGAGTACGCAGGTCTCGGGGTTGCGATGGGCAATGCCACCGACGAGATCAAGGATCTCGCCCAGCACACCGCCGCCCGCAACGATGAAGAGGGTGTGGCTCAGGTGATCGAGCAGTTCGTACTGAACGTCTGA
- a CDS encoding FapA family protein — protein sequence MLSKEWLLLSNDMELVCLRIAAGLTKPVAERDVQALLLASNCRRYQPLPDGIKQAISLLNALLTNPAAPVPTHPIPVGKRQDARLAVIVEKDRMSATAQITADWGGLYVTHEQLQEAISLSDIKQGVSEQLLTAAILSAKEAAPGSQLKLVIARGQPAINGQDSRYERLVETPAERILKPRELDHDRVDLRDLGSIVTVKAGAPLMRRHPATQGVPGFTVTGQELPAKDGKDSPMSAGEGTFLSPDDPDLLIASRAGLPCQEKAGMKVDEVLSVKRVDARHGHIDFEGGLIVSGDVNPGMKISVSGDIVIGGFIEGGWIEAGGTITVRHGIIGRRDDQGEFLCKLNAQREIHASYAQYAQLEAGGDIQIQSQLSHCYSRSGQDIKVGDGGMRKGNLLGGLSIANRLIISPVLGASAGNQTRLQILGGYFTHKEQEHQLKQQQQACLEQLEKIKALVMRLVQLPSDKRNPDTLRKLKPIRERHQLELRQLEDQLAANREELQKLMADMDIIATQHLFPGVEVEMAHHHNRVDIEHGPIHFCIREDQLLMNPYKGHK from the coding sequence GTGTTAAGCAAAGAGTGGCTGCTGCTATCAAACGATATGGAACTGGTCTGCCTACGGATTGCCGCCGGTCTCACCAAACCGGTTGCAGAACGGGATGTGCAGGCTCTGCTGCTCGCTTCCAACTGTCGCCGCTATCAGCCACTGCCCGACGGGATCAAGCAGGCCATCAGCCTGCTCAATGCCCTGCTCACCAACCCTGCCGCCCCCGTGCCCACCCACCCGATCCCTGTCGGCAAACGTCAGGATGCCCGACTCGCCGTGATTGTGGAGAAGGACCGCATGAGCGCCACGGCCCAGATCACCGCTGACTGGGGAGGCCTGTATGTGACGCACGAACAGCTGCAAGAGGCTATCTCCCTCAGCGACATCAAACAGGGGGTAAGTGAACAACTGCTCACCGCCGCCATCCTGTCGGCCAAGGAGGCAGCCCCCGGCAGCCAGCTAAAACTGGTCATCGCCCGCGGCCAGCCTGCCATCAATGGTCAGGACTCCCGATATGAACGACTGGTGGAGACCCCGGCTGAACGGATCCTCAAACCCAGGGAGCTGGATCATGACCGGGTCGACCTGCGGGATCTCGGCTCCATCGTCACCGTCAAGGCCGGCGCTCCGCTGATGCGCCGCCATCCCGCCACTCAAGGAGTGCCCGGTTTTACCGTAACCGGCCAGGAGTTGCCCGCCAAAGATGGCAAAGACAGTCCGATGAGTGCTGGCGAGGGCACCTTCCTCTCCCCCGACGATCCCGACCTGCTGATTGCCAGTCGGGCTGGCCTGCCCTGTCAGGAGAAAGCGGGCATGAAGGTGGATGAGGTGCTCAGCGTCAAACGGGTGGATGCCCGCCACGGCCACATTGATTTTGAAGGGGGATTAATCGTCAGCGGCGACGTCAACCCGGGCATGAAGATTTCGGTCAGCGGTGACATCGTCATCGGTGGCTTTATCGAGGGGGGGTGGATCGAGGCGGGGGGCACCATCACAGTGCGCCACGGCATCATTGGCCGCCGTGACGATCAGGGGGAGTTTCTCTGCAAGCTCAATGCCCAGAGGGAAATTCACGCCAGCTACGCCCAGTATGCCCAACTGGAAGCGGGAGGGGATATCCAGATCCAGAGCCAGCTCAGCCACTGCTACAGTCGCAGCGGACAGGATATCAAGGTGGGTGACGGCGGAATGCGCAAAGGCAACCTGCTGGGTGGCCTCAGCATTGCCAATCGCCTCATCATCTCACCCGTGTTGGGGGCCAGTGCCGGTAATCAGACCCGGCTGCAGATCCTCGGCGGTTACTTCACCCACAAGGAGCAGGAGCATCAACTCAAGCAGCAGCAACAGGCGTGTCTGGAGCAGCTGGAAAAGATCAAGGCGCTGGTGATGCGGCTGGTGCAACTACCCAGCGACAAGCGCAATCCGGATACCTTGCGCAAACTGAAACCCATCCGTGAGCGTCACCAACTCGAGCTGCGCCAGCTGGAAGATCAGCTAGCCGCCAACCGTGAAGAGCTGCAGAAACTGATGGCTGACATGGACATCATCGCGACCCAGCACCTCTTCCCCGGGGTCGAGGTGGAGATGGCTCACCACCACAACCGGGTCGATATCGAACATGGCCCGATCCACTTCTGCATCCGCGAAGATCAGCTGCTGATGAACCCCTATAAGGGGCACAAATAG
- a CDS encoding molybdopterin-binding protein produces the protein MRIEIISTGDEIVTGLVVDTNAAWLSALLLEQGWQVRRRLTVGDNLADLKALLQESASRAEVVLVCGGLGPTADDLTALAAAEAFDLPLTLFPDWLATITARYASRGRPMAQSNAKQAWLPQGCEILDNPVGTACGFVVTHIGDQGQSQLFFTPGVPFEFKQMVREQILPRLKALAGAQTDTELRRFYTFGVSESALSDLLDAAPWPTGIELGYRSAMPLIELKLIGHGASAADMESAEHRLLSTIRPWLVGHGDTEPAQQILALQGEKPLALYECESRGALLAMCHEHAALEASFSHALSCELDQLAGSTKGVSLTIGQAGPEGVPLLLCADELSFGQTLKVSHPDPESRRKILAFAALDMLRRYLLGEPVLGDYLTLARTAQRS, from the coding sequence ATGCGTATCGAGATCATTAGTACCGGAGACGAAATAGTGACGGGTCTGGTGGTCGATACCAACGCGGCCTGGCTCAGCGCCCTGCTGCTGGAACAGGGGTGGCAGGTGCGCCGTCGCCTGACGGTGGGGGACAACCTCGCCGACTTGAAAGCGCTGCTGCAAGAGAGCGCTAGCCGCGCCGAGGTGGTGCTGGTGTGCGGCGGGCTCGGCCCCACCGCCGACGATCTCACCGCTCTGGCCGCCGCCGAGGCCTTTGACCTGCCGCTCACCCTCTTCCCAGACTGGCTCGCCACCATCACGGCCCGCTACGCCAGCCGTGGCCGCCCCATGGCACAAAGCAATGCCAAACAGGCCTGGCTGCCGCAGGGATGTGAGATCCTCGACAACCCGGTTGGCACCGCCTGCGGCTTTGTGGTCACTCACATCGGCGATCAGGGCCAGAGCCAGCTCTTCTTCACCCCGGGCGTTCCATTCGAGTTCAAGCAAATGGTGCGCGAACAGATTCTGCCACGCCTCAAGGCGCTGGCCGGGGCACAAACCGATACCGAATTGCGCCGCTTTTACACCTTTGGCGTCTCGGAATCGGCCCTCAGCGACCTGCTGGATGCCGCCCCCTGGCCCACCGGCATCGAGCTGGGTTACCGCTCCGCCATGCCCCTTATCGAGCTGAAGCTGATCGGCCACGGCGCCAGCGCCGCTGATATGGAGAGCGCCGAGCACCGGCTGCTGAGCACGATCCGCCCCTGGCTGGTTGGCCACGGGGATACGGAACCGGCGCAGCAGATCCTCGCGCTGCAGGGAGAGAAACCACTCGCTCTGTATGAATGTGAGAGCCGGGGAGCCTTGCTTGCCATGTGCCATGAACACGCCGCGCTGGAAGCCAGTTTTAGCCACGCATTGAGCTGCGAGCTCGACCAGCTGGCGGGCTCCACCAAGGGCGTGAGTCTGACAATCGGCCAGGCAGGCCCTGAAGGCGTGCCTTTGCTGCTCTGCGCCGATGAACTTTCGTTCGGCCAGACCCTCAAGGTCAGCCACCCCGACCCGGAGAGCCGCCGCAAGATCCTCGCCTTTGCCGCCCTCGACATGCTGCGCCGCTATCTGCTGGGCGAACCGGTGCTCGGCGATTACCTCACCCTGGCCAGAACAGCTCAGCGCAGCTGA
- a CDS encoding DUF3391 domain-containing protein: protein MTGIKISVDRLQVGNYVSLPLGWREHPFLFSSFKIKSEEEIELIRRLGLKLVTIIPDKSDVPPKPLNQVQPQPQESADAALRQARMQQEKDQRIEQLQQYRRNLQQCEKQFQQSLAQVRSVMSKIQSRPLNAIGEAQELVNAMTEQLLAVDEMVLHLVSDSEDGNNLYFHSLNVSVLSMLLAKECCMSADQIRQIGMGALFHDIGKLKIPSQILRKTEPLTKPEQNLMAQHPRYGLDLLNLAKAFPAEAKGIVLHHHEYLDGSGPEGLKGGQLDPLTQIVSLINEYDNLCHIQAKVPYSALSGLYKQRKAQFNPEYLSMLIRLMGIYPPGSVVQLSNGQVGLVMSVNASRLLYPSVLVYDPRIPRQEAAIIDLQQAELTIAKVIHPKRLPPAVFEYLNPRTRISYYFEHNKA, encoded by the coding sequence ATGACCGGTATCAAGATTTCCGTAGATCGACTGCAAGTCGGCAACTATGTCTCCCTGCCACTGGGGTGGCGCGAACACCCGTTCCTGTTTTCCAGCTTCAAGATCAAAAGTGAAGAGGAGATCGAGCTGATCCGCCGGCTCGGGCTGAAACTGGTCACCATCATTCCCGACAAGAGCGACGTTCCGCCCAAGCCCCTCAATCAGGTACAGCCTCAGCCACAAGAGAGCGCAGACGCCGCACTGCGGCAAGCCCGAATGCAGCAGGAGAAGGATCAGCGTATAGAGCAGTTGCAACAGTATCGCCGCAATTTGCAGCAGTGCGAGAAGCAGTTCCAGCAGTCGCTGGCACAGGTGCGCAGCGTGATGAGCAAGATCCAGTCCCGCCCCCTCAATGCTATCGGCGAGGCACAGGAGCTGGTCAACGCCATGACCGAGCAACTGCTCGCGGTGGACGAGATGGTGCTGCATCTGGTCTCCGACAGTGAGGATGGCAACAACCTCTACTTTCACTCCCTCAACGTGAGCGTGCTCAGCATGCTGCTGGCCAAGGAGTGCTGCATGTCGGCCGATCAGATCCGTCAGATCGGCATGGGGGCGCTGTTCCACGATATCGGCAAGCTGAAGATCCCGAGCCAGATCCTGCGCAAGACCGAGCCACTGACCAAGCCGGAGCAGAACCTGATGGCTCAGCACCCGCGCTATGGCCTCGACCTGCTCAATCTGGCCAAGGCGTTTCCGGCCGAGGCGAAGGGGATCGTGCTCCATCACCACGAATATCTCGATGGCAGCGGGCCGGAAGGGCTCAAGGGTGGCCAGCTCGACCCGTTGACCCAGATCGTGTCGCTGATCAACGAGTACGATAACCTCTGCCACATACAGGCCAAGGTGCCCTACTCGGCCCTGAGCGGTCTCTACAAGCAGCGCAAAGCGCAGTTCAATCCGGAGTACCTCAGCATGCTGATCCGGTTGATGGGGATCTATCCCCCCGGCAGCGTGGTGCAACTCTCCAACGGCCAGGTCGGGCTGGTGATGTCGGTCAACGCTTCCCGCCTGCTCTACCCCTCGGTGCTGGTCTACGATCCGCGCATTCCCCGCCAGGAAGCCGCCATCATCGATCTGCAGCAGGCCGAGCTGACGATCGCCAAGGTGATCCACCCTAAACGGCTGCCACCCGCCGTGTTCGAATATCTCAATCCGCGGACCCGGATCAGCTACTACTTCGAGCACAACAAAGCCTGA
- the metA gene encoding homoserine O-succinyltransferase: protein MPIKIPDQLPAAEVLGQENIFVMTESRAVTQNIRPLRVLILNLMPKKIETEIQLMRMLSNSPLQVDVDLLRIDDRESKNTPQAHLESFYHDFEQVRGNNYDGMIITGAPLGLVEFEEVVYWPRIVEIIEWSHQHVTSTLFLCWAVQAALKALYGMEKQTHGEKLSGVYRHHRLDEHEPLLRGFDDEFVAPHSRYAAFDGDLIRAHTDLQIFAESEEAGVYLAATKDCRQVFVTGHPEYDALTLDGEYQRDLAAGLDPAIPVNYYPNNDPGRTPRASWRSHGHLLFANWLNYYVYQLTSYRVEDIGKVFTYGQGGK from the coding sequence ATGCCGATCAAGATCCCGGATCAGTTACCCGCCGCCGAAGTGCTGGGGCAGGAGAACATCTTCGTGATGACGGAATCCCGGGCCGTCACCCAGAACATCCGCCCGTTGCGGGTGTTGATCCTCAACCTGATGCCAAAGAAGATTGAGACCGAGATCCAGCTGATGCGGATGCTCTCCAACTCGCCGCTGCAGGTGGATGTGGATCTGCTGCGTATCGATGATAGGGAATCGAAAAACACGCCGCAGGCCCACCTCGAGAGCTTCTATCACGACTTCGAGCAGGTGCGTGGCAACAACTACGACGGGATGATCATCACCGGGGCGCCGCTCGGGCTGGTGGAGTTCGAGGAGGTGGTCTACTGGCCGCGCATCGTCGAGATCATCGAGTGGTCCCATCAACATGTCACCTCCACCCTGTTCCTCTGCTGGGCGGTGCAGGCGGCGCTCAAGGCGCTCTATGGCATGGAGAAGCAGACCCACGGCGAGAAGCTCTCCGGGGTTTACCGCCACCACCGGCTCGATGAGCACGAACCGCTGCTGCGCGGTTTCGATGACGAGTTTGTCGCGCCGCACTCCCGCTATGCGGCATTCGACGGAGACCTTATCCGCGCCCATACTGACCTGCAGATTTTTGCCGAGTCAGAAGAGGCGGGGGTCTATCTGGCGGCGACCAAGGATTGTCGTCAGGTATTTGTCACCGGGCACCCGGAGTACGATGCGCTGACGCTGGACGGGGAGTATCAGCGGGATCTGGCGGCGGGGCTCGACCCGGCCATACCGGTCAACTACTACCCGAATAACGATCCGGGCCGGACGCCGCGCGCCAGCTGGCGCAGTCATGGTCACCTGCTGTTTGCCAACTGGCTCAACTACTACGTCTATCAGCTCACCAGCTATCGGGTGGAGGATATCGGCAAGGTCTTCACCTACGGCCAGGGTGGCAAGTAG
- a CDS encoding cyclin-dependent kinase inhibitor 3 family protein, producing the protein MHPFHPFWSLEVPRVDGQLLLTPCPGTQQVPLTLALDQLRLAGAHGVVTLMTSAELTRLELAQLGQQVEHEGMRWFHLAIKDDLAPDAAFEAAWQQALPQLRELLGDGKHLVIHCKGGSGRTGLVAAALLMILGQPQQEAMAAIKAHRPKAFTLTTHRQWLDQLAERLEQGD; encoded by the coding sequence ATGCACCCGTTTCACCCCTTCTGGAGCCTTGAGGTTCCCCGTGTCGACGGCCAGTTGCTGCTGACCCCTTGCCCCGGCACCCAGCAGGTGCCGCTGACCCTGGCGCTCGATCAGCTGCGGTTGGCCGGTGCCCACGGGGTGGTGACCCTGATGACGAGCGCCGAGTTGACCCGACTCGAACTGGCGCAGCTCGGCCAGCAGGTAGAGCACGAAGGGATGCGCTGGTTCCATCTGGCAATCAAGGATGATCTGGCCCCCGATGCCGCCTTCGAGGCCGCCTGGCAACAGGCGCTGCCACAGTTGCGCGAGCTGCTGGGGGATGGCAAGCATCTGGTCATCCACTGCAAAGGGGGCAGCGGACGCACCGGTCTGGTCGCCGCCGCGCTGCTGATGATCCTCGGCCAGCCGCAGCAAGAGGCGATGGCCGCCATCAAGGCTCACAGACCCAAGGCGTTCACCCTGACCACACACCGTCAATGGCTCGACCAGTTGGCCGAGCGGCTGGAACAGGGCGACTAA
- a CDS encoding Lrp/AsnC family transcriptional regulator codes for MRNLDQLDLDILAHLFRDAGMTNKDLAALVGVAPSTCLERVRKLQQDGVLKGAHCEVDYQALGGHIQAMVSLQLARHSRQIIDAFRDAILALPEVISLFHMGGKDDFLVHLCVSDTEHLRNFVFDHFTSREEVVHLETSLVFEHKFSRSLPCFTQS; via the coding sequence ATGAGAAACCTGGATCAACTGGATTTGGATATCCTGGCCCATCTGTTTCGGGATGCGGGCATGACTAACAAGGATCTGGCCGCGCTGGTGGGCGTTGCCCCCTCCACCTGTCTGGAGCGGGTGCGCAAGCTGCAGCAGGATGGCGTGCTCAAGGGCGCCCACTGCGAAGTGGATTATCAGGCCCTCGGTGGTCACATTCAGGCCATGGTCTCCCTGCAGCTGGCCCGTCACAGCCGCCAGATCATCGATGCATTTCGCGACGCCATTCTGGCGCTGCCTGAAGTGATCAGTCTGTTTCACATGGGCGGAAAGGATGATTTTCTGGTGCACCTGTGTGTCTCCGATACCGAGCACCTGCGCAACTTCGTGTTCGATCACTTCACCTCCCGCGAAGAGGTGGTGCACCTCGAAACCTCGCTGGTGTTCGAGCACAAATTCAGCCGCTCCCTGCCCTGTTTTACCCAGTCATAA
- a CDS encoding LTA synthase family protein — protein sequence MTALKQRLGPFWPFAVFCAIALLSLSFSRLALGLWQLERVDAVAGWQEMLLQGIRVDFATLCWIWGIPAMLTLLLAGPHTIGRGWLQLMRVWLTVGLWLMLFLEISTPSFVTEYGVRPNRLYVEYLIYPKEVLSMLWAGRKGELLLAVLFSGAVLAGGWWLSGRLVRGLSFPRWYLRPAFALLILAIGFLGARSSFGHRALNPAMVAFAEDPLVNALTVNSAYSLFFAIKQMGAEEDVSRFYGKMTEQEVLNVVRKESGRPARDFNSDLLPSQTFNEASFQGKPKNLVILLQESLGAQFVGSLGGLPLTPNIDALSQQGWAFEQLYATGTRSVRGIEAVLTGFTPTPAQAVVKLGKSQTNFFTIADLLKQRGYDTSFIYGGESHFDNMRSFFLGNGFTTIVEQKDFDNPVFKGSWGASDEDLMAKADETFKALHKEGKPFFSLVFSSSNHDPFEFPDNRIKLYEQPKQTRNNAAKYADYAIGEFFKKAKQSEYWQDTLFLVIADHDSRVGGASLVPIPRFHIPGVIVGDGITPKKDPRIVSQIDMAPTLLSLMGISADYPMLGKDLTRMPADWPGRAIMQYDKNFALMRGKDVVILQPERPAEGYVYDDAREKLTPAAQPDALKEDALGLALWGSMAYQKGLYQTAKDERTAAN from the coding sequence ATCCCCGCTATGCTCACCCTGCTGCTGGCAGGCCCCCACACCATCGGTCGCGGCTGGCTGCAACTGATGCGAGTGTGGCTGACCGTCGGGCTCTGGCTGATGCTGTTCCTCGAGATCTCCACCCCCTCGTTCGTCACCGAATATGGCGTGCGCCCCAATCGCCTCTATGTGGAGTACCTCATCTATCCGAAAGAGGTGCTCTCCATGCTGTGGGCGGGCCGCAAGGGCGAACTGCTGCTGGCTGTGCTTTTCAGTGGCGCCGTGCTGGCCGGTGGCTGGTGGCTGAGCGGCCGTCTGGTGCGTGGTCTTAGCTTCCCTCGCTGGTATCTGCGTCCGGCCTTCGCCCTGCTCATTCTGGCCATAGGTTTTCTCGGTGCCCGCTCCAGTTTCGGCCATCGTGCTCTGAACCCCGCCATGGTCGCCTTTGCCGAGGATCCGCTGGTCAACGCCCTAACCGTCAACTCTGCCTACTCCCTCTTCTTTGCCATCAAGCAGATGGGCGCCGAGGAGGATGTCAGCCGCTTTTACGGTAAGATGACCGAGCAGGAGGTACTCAACGTCGTACGCAAGGAGAGTGGCCGTCCGGCCAGGGATTTCAACTCCGATCTGCTGCCCAGCCAGACTTTCAACGAGGCGAGCTTCCAGGGCAAACCGAAGAATCTGGTGATCCTGCTGCAGGAGAGCCTGGGCGCCCAGTTTGTCGGCTCCCTCGGCGGCCTGCCGCTCACCCCCAATATCGATGCCCTATCGCAGCAGGGCTGGGCCTTCGAGCAGCTCTATGCCACCGGCACCCGCTCGGTGCGCGGTATCGAGGCGGTATTGACCGGCTTCACGCCGACTCCGGCACAGGCAGTGGTCAAACTCGGCAAGAGCCAGACCAACTTCTTCACCATCGCGGATCTGCTCAAGCAGCGGGGTTACGACACCAGCTTTATCTATGGCGGCGAGAGCCACTTCGACAACATGCGCAGCTTCTTCCTCGGTAACGGCTTCACCACCATCGTCGAGCAGAAGGATTTCGACAATCCGGTGTTCAAGGGCTCATGGGGCGCCTCCGATGAAGATCTGATGGCCAAAGCCGACGAGACCTTCAAGGCGCTGCACAAAGAGGGTAAACCCTTCTTCAGTCTGGTGTTCAGCTCCAGCAACCACGATCCGTTCGAATTCCCGGACAATCGCATCAAACTCTATGAGCAGCCCAAGCAGACCCGCAACAACGCGGCCAAGTATGCGGATTACGCCATCGGTGAGTTCTTCAAGAAGGCGAAACAGTCCGAATACTGGCAGGACACCCTGTTCCTGGTCATCGCCGACCACGACAGCCGGGTCGGTGGCGCCAGTCTGGTGCCCATCCCCCGCTTCCATATCCCCGGCGTTATCGTCGGTGACGGCATAACGCCGAAGAAGGATCCGCGCATCGTCAGCCAGATCGACATGGCGCCGACCCTGCTCTCCCTGATGGGGATCAGTGCCGATTACCCCATGCTCGGCAAGGATCTGACCCGCATGCCCGCCGACTGGCCGGGGCGCGCCATCATGCAGTACGACAAGAACTTCGCCCTGATGCGCGGCAAGGATGTGGTGATCCTGCAACCGGAGCGCCCGGCGGAAGGCTATGTCTACGATGATGCCCGCGAGAAGCTGACCCCGGCTGCGCAACCGGACGCCTTGAAGGAGGATGCGCTTGGTCTTGCCCTGTGGGGCAGCATGGCCTATCAGAAAGGGTTGTATCAGACGGCAAAGGATGAGCGCACCGCCGCCAACTGA